A stretch of the uncultured Cohaesibacter sp. genome encodes the following:
- a CDS encoding SurA N-terminal domain-containing protein has translation MTDIRLKTSALLLALAMTILVMPPLVPHANASGIVAVVNGAVITDYDIAQRRKLERLLSGGRRNLSKSAALNSLIEEKLKLIEARDRDRLPSDSTVNNALASMAKNAKITTKRMVGIFKRSGVSEDALKDWLKAQLAWRTLIRARFNAQVRVEEAEIMQALSEKDDSKKDVKSTVQFDLMSVVFVTPSNMSKAKRNLKLRDAKRFRSSFQSCGTDIEKARRLTDVAVTRVGRRDSNSLPAALVKTLRDTPVNRLTQPRKTDTGYEMLAVCGKKDLGKEVTLRDEIETKLKDERSKALSRKYLSELRARAVIEKR, from the coding sequence ATGACTGACATTCGATTGAAGACTTCTGCCCTGTTGCTTGCTCTGGCCATGACGATTCTGGTTATGCCTCCCCTCGTCCCACACGCAAATGCCAGTGGCATTGTTGCTGTCGTCAATGGTGCCGTCATCACCGATTACGATATCGCACAACGGCGCAAGCTGGAACGCCTGCTGTCTGGTGGCCGACGCAACCTGAGCAAATCCGCTGCCCTCAATTCGCTGATCGAAGAAAAGTTGAAGCTGATTGAAGCGCGCGATCGCGACCGTCTGCCTTCGGATTCAACGGTCAATAATGCATTGGCCAGCATGGCAAAAAATGCCAAGATAACAACCAAACGCATGGTCGGGATTTTCAAAAGGTCTGGTGTCAGCGAGGATGCCCTCAAGGACTGGCTCAAGGCTCAGTTGGCTTGGCGCACTCTGATTCGGGCGCGTTTCAATGCGCAAGTCCGGGTCGAAGAAGCCGAAATCATGCAAGCCCTCAGCGAAAAAGACGACTCCAAGAAAGATGTCAAATCGACCGTTCAGTTCGATTTGATGTCTGTTGTCTTTGTCACACCGTCCAACATGTCCAAAGCCAAGCGCAATCTTAAACTGCGCGACGCCAAGCGTTTCCGCAGCAGCTTTCAGTCCTGCGGCACCGACATTGAAAAAGCCCGCCGCCTGACCGACGTTGCAGTGACCCGCGTGGGACGACGTGATTCCAACTCTCTGCCAGCAGCCTTGGTCAAAACCCTACGTGATACACCGGTGAATCGTTTGACACAGCCGCGGAAAACGGATACCGGATACGAGATGCTGGCCGTGTGCGGCAAGAAAGACCTCGGCAAAGAGGTCACCTTGCGCGATGAGATCGAGACAAAGCTGAAAGACGAAAGAAGCAAAGCCTTGTCGCGGAAATATCTCTCTGAATTGCGCGCACGCGCTGTCATCGAAAAGCGTTAG
- a CDS encoding LPS-assembly protein LptD yields MTTRPEKTSGLRACLLASVLLIAPFGLVPADARGLSNSLNIDRPDQKTRMLVEADQMIYDYDRERVSAVGNVQIYYGVYALEADKVTYDQSSARLIAEGNVRLTEPGGNIVTANYIDITDDFRTGFVRSLRVQTPEKARFAAESAERPDDDITIFDKGVYTTCEPCRDNPKKSPLWQIKASRIIYNSKDKMVYYRSAKFEFLGVPLLYTPYFAHPDPSRQRATGFLLPSIGYDSKLGAHASIPYYWALTDNYDVTFTPAYYTKQGLLASATWRHHLEKGQYEISGHGIFQQDPSEFAGTSGDQDFRGAIESKAEFALTKQWKFGWDVAMLSDKRFLRDYNLTNDDEDKRSTLYLVGQGERNYFDARANYYNIMTDNLSQGQQAIIHPSVDYSAYSRRPILGGEGRLKINSTTLTRNEANNETVGGVTRTYGLNGNYNRTSVEASWKRKFIAPGGQVITPFTSLRGDFYWMPSKSGAPAALVDDDYAFRGMPTVGIDYRLPILAVNGTTSHIIEPIAQIIVSPNEAHVGAVPNDDAHSLIFDDSILFDPNKFSGYDRVEGGTRANLGFQYRMQLASGWSFNALAGRSYHLAGRNSFSQQDLTSTGLDSGLDKNASDYVARVGINANSKFQAVARGRFDAKSADLKYAAIEASGTRGRVSGTLAYSYTDKRPSAGIDTVRQELSTAAAFKLNEYWTAAAAARFDMAKNDFVEGTLGLKYDDECFAISLNYSNERDVYTDETSEQKIQLRLDIKSIGGGNFSHNF; encoded by the coding sequence GTGACTACGCGCCCTGAAAAAACGTCAGGTTTGCGCGCCTGTTTGCTTGCCTCGGTTTTGCTCATTGCCCCGTTCGGTTTGGTCCCTGCTGACGCGCGTGGTCTGTCAAATTCCCTCAATATCGACCGTCCGGATCAAAAGACCCGCATGCTGGTCGAAGCGGACCAGATGATCTATGACTATGACCGCGAGCGTGTATCGGCGGTTGGTAATGTTCAGATCTATTACGGCGTTTATGCGCTGGAGGCCGACAAGGTCACCTATGACCAGAGCTCCGCGCGTCTGATTGCCGAGGGCAATGTTCGCCTGACCGAGCCGGGTGGCAACATCGTTACCGCCAACTATATTGACATCACCGACGATTTCCGCACCGGTTTCGTGCGCTCCCTGCGTGTACAAACGCCTGAAAAGGCTCGTTTTGCGGCAGAAAGCGCCGAACGTCCCGACGATGACATCACAATCTTCGACAAGGGCGTCTACACCACCTGTGAGCCATGCCGCGACAATCCCAAGAAATCACCCTTGTGGCAGATCAAGGCCTCCCGGATCATCTACAATTCCAAAGACAAGATGGTCTATTACCGATCAGCCAAGTTCGAGTTTCTCGGCGTACCCCTGCTCTATACCCCTTATTTCGCGCACCCGGACCCATCCCGCCAGCGTGCGACAGGGTTCCTGTTGCCCTCTATCGGCTATGACAGCAAGCTTGGTGCCCATGCCAGCATTCCCTATTATTGGGCGCTGACCGACAATTATGACGTGACCTTCACCCCTGCCTATTACACAAAGCAAGGGCTTCTCGCTTCGGCCACGTGGCGCCATCATCTGGAAAAGGGCCAGTATGAAATCTCCGGTCACGGCATTTTTCAGCAGGATCCAAGTGAATTTGCTGGTACCAGTGGCGATCAGGATTTCCGCGGGGCCATCGAATCAAAGGCAGAATTCGCCCTCACCAAACAATGGAAGTTTGGTTGGGACGTTGCCATGCTGTCGGACAAGCGGTTCCTGCGCGACTATAATCTGACCAATGACGACGAAGACAAGCGCTCGACATTGTATCTGGTTGGACAGGGCGAGCGGAACTATTTTGACGCACGCGCCAACTATTACAACATCATGACGGACAATCTGAGTCAGGGCCAACAGGCCATCATTCATCCGTCTGTTGATTACAGCGCCTATTCCAGAAGACCCATTCTGGGCGGCGAAGGGCGTCTGAAAATCAATTCAACAACCCTGACCCGCAACGAAGCCAACAATGAAACGGTCGGCGGCGTCACGCGCACCTATGGCCTGAATGGCAATTACAATCGCACCAGCGTCGAAGCCAGCTGGAAACGAAAATTCATCGCTCCGGGCGGTCAGGTCATCACCCCATTCACTTCGCTGCGCGGTGACTTTTACTGGATGCCAAGCAAATCCGGTGCCCCCGCAGCATTGGTCGATGATGATTATGCCTTCCGTGGCATGCCAACCGTCGGCATTGACTATCGCCTGCCGATCCTGGCAGTGAACGGCACGACATCACACATCATTGAACCGATCGCCCAGATCATCGTCAGCCCGAATGAAGCCCATGTCGGTGCGGTGCCAAATGATGACGCGCACAGCCTGATTTTCGACGACAGCATCCTGTTTGATCCGAACAAATTCTCCGGCTATGACCGTGTAGAAGGTGGAACCCGCGCCAATCTTGGCTTCCAATATCGCATGCAACTGGCCTCTGGCTGGTCGTTCAACGCTTTGGCCGGACGGTCTTATCATCTGGCGGGGCGGAATTCCTTCTCACAGCAGGACCTGACCAGCACCGGACTGGATAGTGGCCTTGACAAGAATGCGTCTGACTATGTCGCCCGGGTTGGGATCAATGCCAACAGCAAGTTTCAGGCTGTTGCGCGCGGACGGTTTGATGCCAAATCGGCTGACCTGAAATATGCGGCAATTGAAGCTTCCGGGACACGCGGTCGTGTTAGCGGCACCCTTGCCTACAGCTACACCGACAAACGCCCATCCGCCGGGATTGACACCGTGCGGCAGGAATTGTCGACAGCCGCCGCCTTCAAGCTGAATGAATACTGGACAGCAGCAGCTGCGGCCCGCTTCGACATGGCAAAGAACGACTTTGTCGAAGGCACGCTTGGTCTGAAATATGATGATGAATGCTTTGCCATCAGTCTGAACTACTCCAATGAGCGAGACGTCTATACCGACGAAACCAGCGAGCAGAAAATTCAGTTGAGACTGGATATCAAGTCCATTGGCGGCGGCAACTTCAGCCACAACTTCTAA
- the lptG gene encoding LPS export ABC transporter permease LptG — MPKIISRYIARQFFFAILVSFIGCFLLILLIDFVELIRRGGDKENADIWSLFQMSLFRVPEFSEQVMPFAVLFGSMAAFINLSRKLELVIMRASGMSAWRFLSPALFVAVSLGVLAFTVYNPVSAYLMDKSLEIDARIFGSSFSPSDQASSRDWVRQQGEDGDSILKAISSHDNGRQLAGITVFSYDKEGNFLERVDAKTGRLEEGFWRLSDVLVSSASAAPRHYETYLVSTHMTAEEASETMAKPSSVPFWQLSAVIERAARSGLPAHRYRLQYQTLLARPLLMAAMVLIAATVSLGVFRFGNVGKMILGGVLAGFVLYVVTELAKNFGSTGLVNPILSAWLPAIVASLIGFSILLYQEDG, encoded by the coding sequence GTGCCAAAGATCATTTCCCGTTATATCGCCAGACAATTTTTCTTCGCGATTCTGGTCAGCTTTATAGGTTGTTTCCTGTTGATTCTGCTGATCGACTTTGTGGAATTGATCCGCCGTGGGGGTGACAAGGAGAATGCCGACATCTGGTCTCTGTTCCAGATGTCGCTGTTTCGTGTGCCCGAATTCTCCGAACAAGTCATGCCATTTGCCGTCCTGTTCGGTTCCATGGCCGCATTCATCAACCTGTCTCGAAAGCTCGAACTGGTCATCATGCGCGCCTCAGGCATGTCCGCCTGGCGTTTTCTGAGCCCCGCCCTGTTTGTTGCTGTCAGCCTCGGCGTGCTGGCCTTTACGGTTTACAATCCGGTCTCGGCCTATTTGATGGACAAATCCCTCGAAATCGATGCCCGAATCTTCGGATCCAGCTTCAGTCCATCCGATCAGGCCTCCAGCCGGGATTGGGTTCGCCAACAGGGAGAAGACGGGGATTCCATCCTGAAAGCCATTTCAAGCCACGACAATGGTCGCCAATTGGCGGGCATCACGGTTTTCTCCTATGACAAGGAAGGCAACTTCCTTGAACGCGTTGATGCCAAGACCGGGCGACTCGAAGAAGGCTTCTGGCGCTTAAGTGACGTTCTGGTCAGTTCAGCCTCTGCTGCTCCGCGTCATTATGAGACATATCTGGTCAGCACTCACATGACCGCCGAAGAAGCCAGCGAGACCATGGCCAAACCCAGTTCGGTGCCCTTCTGGCAACTCTCCGCCGTTATCGAACGCGCAGCTCGCTCCGGCTTGCCTGCGCACAGATATCGCTTGCAATATCAAACACTCCTAGCCCGCCCCCTCCTCATGGCAGCAATGGTTCTTATCGCCGCAACCGTCTCCCTTGGTGTTTTTCGCTTTGGAAATGTGGGTAAGATGATTCTGGGTGGTGTTCTGGCCGGGTTCGTGCTTTATGTTGTGACCGAATTGGCAAAAAATTTCGGCAGTACAGGACTGGTTAACCCAATTCTGTCAGCTTGGCTTCCAGCGATTGTTGCGTCCTTGATAGGGTTCTCGATTTTGTTATATCAGGAGGACGGATAA
- the lptF gene encoding LPS export ABC transporter permease LptF codes for MKLIERYIFFRAATAFLMSAAVLTAIIWLSQALRDMDLVTAKGQTLLIFFSMTSLVLPNLVMVIAPFAVMIAVAYTLNSLNADSELVVINATGASPWVVLKPILVLGLIATLLGGSLSLYAAPHALGTLRGYISQVRADLVARIVKEGIFTQIDDGMTFHIQKREPNGIMRGLFLSDERDPSRHIVYSSEFAQIIETDTGTFLKMDRGTIQQQNHTIDENGNRIDENDDFGSVNIIEFDSYAIDLTKFTGAGASANRYFKPRERSTAFLLNPDLNDPFYLQFVDRARAELHDRFANPLYNLVFATVITAFLAQVRTTRERRGSAIAIAVTIATGLRMIGFASMSLAVQTPWAVPAMYLVPIISIMLSLWVIITGRRIILFDNLIRSIELFNERISRRLKSVAGKPDMQGAQ; via the coding sequence ATGAAGCTGATTGAACGCTATATCTTTTTCCGTGCAGCAACGGCTTTCCTGATGTCCGCAGCAGTCCTGACGGCCATTATCTGGCTCTCACAAGCCCTGCGCGACATGGATCTTGTCACGGCGAAGGGGCAGACGCTGCTGATCTTTTTCTCCATGACGTCGCTGGTTCTGCCAAACCTGGTGATGGTGATCGCCCCCTTTGCGGTGATGATCGCCGTCGCATATACACTCAACAGCCTGAATGCCGACAGCGAGCTTGTCGTCATCAATGCCACAGGTGCCTCGCCATGGGTGGTGCTCAAACCAATTCTGGTGCTTGGTCTCATCGCGACCTTGCTGGGCGGCAGTCTCAGTCTATATGCCGCACCACACGCGCTGGGCACTTTGCGTGGCTATATCTCTCAGGTGCGCGCTGACCTTGTCGCCCGCATCGTGAAGGAAGGCATTTTCACCCAAATCGATGATGGCATGACCTTCCATATCCAGAAGCGCGAGCCCAATGGCATCATGCGCGGTCTGTTCCTGTCCGATGAGCGCGATCCGTCTCGCCATATTGTCTATTCATCCGAATTTGCCCAAATCATCGAGACCGACACAGGCACCTTTCTGAAAATGGATCGCGGCACCATCCAGCAGCAGAATCACACGATTGATGAGAATGGCAACCGGATTGATGAAAATGATGATTTTGGCTCGGTCAATATCATTGAGTTTGATTCCTATGCCATTGACCTGACAAAATTCACCGGAGCCGGTGCGTCGGCCAACCGATATTTCAAGCCGCGAGAACGCTCAACGGCCTTTTTGTTGAATCCGGATCTCAATGATCCGTTCTATTTGCAATTTGTCGACCGGGCTCGAGCCGAATTGCATGACCGCTTTGCCAACCCGCTTTACAATCTCGTTTTTGCCACCGTCATCACTGCTTTTTTGGCGCAAGTGCGCACCACGCGTGAGCGCCGCGGCAGCGCCATCGCCATCGCGGTGACCATTGCCACCGGCTTGCGAATGATAGGCTTTGCCTCCATGAGTCTTGCGGTGCAAACGCCTTGGGCCGTGCCAGCCATGTATCTGGTTCCAATCATCTCGATCATGCTCAGCCTGTGGGTCATCATCACCGGCCGTCGGATCATACTATTTGACAATCTGATCCGTTCAATCGAGTTGTTCAATGAGCGCATTTCGCGTAGGCTGAAATCTGTAGCCGGCAAGCCCGACATGCAAGGTGCCCAATAA
- a CDS encoding leucyl aminopeptidase: protein MTKLPDLKFHPVTAPKSGVTVLLVGKSLALGPVAKQLDEASSGALGRAMKAADFKGKFGSTVSILAPAGVDLDGVTLVGIGEEALGENEYLRLGGLAMAALKDKAKGSVVLEADGVQFDAAAASLVAMGLKLRAYTFDKYKTEKGQPKEEKDATKVSILCSDVEGAAAAWEKDDAISDGTILARDLVNEPANVLGPKEFAARAKALESLGAEVEILKQPDLEKLGMRALLGVAQGSERKPRVAIMKWNGGAEGEAPVVFVGKGVVFDTGGISIKPAGGMEDMKGDMGGAAAVTGLMCALAGRKAKVNAIGIIGLVENMPDGKAQRPGDIVTSMSGQTIEIINTDAEGRLVLADLLHYSKEEFKPRFMIDLATLTGAVLVALGTQNAGIFSDSDSLCAQLSQAGEATGETVWRLPLSKEYDKIIDSKFADMKNSGGRWAGSITAAQFLKRFAGDTEWLHIDVAGTAMDSPKTDISQTWASGFGVRLLDRLVKDNYEV from the coding sequence ATGACAAAACTCCCCGATCTTAAATTTCATCCTGTCACTGCCCCCAAGTCTGGCGTTACCGTTCTGTTGGTTGGCAAGTCTCTTGCGTTGGGCCCTGTGGCCAAACAGCTTGATGAGGCCAGCTCTGGTGCTCTTGGTCGGGCGATGAAAGCTGCTGACTTTAAAGGGAAATTCGGATCGACTGTTTCAATACTTGCACCTGCTGGCGTTGATCTGGATGGTGTTACGCTGGTCGGAATTGGTGAAGAGGCGCTTGGTGAGAACGAATATCTGCGCCTTGGTGGTCTTGCCATGGCTGCGCTGAAGGACAAGGCCAAGGGGTCTGTCGTTCTGGAAGCTGACGGTGTGCAGTTCGATGCTGCTGCTGCGTCTCTTGTGGCCATGGGGCTTAAATTACGGGCTTATACGTTCGACAAATACAAAACCGAAAAAGGCCAGCCGAAGGAAGAGAAAGACGCCACCAAGGTTTCCATTCTCTGCTCTGATGTTGAAGGTGCTGCCGCTGCCTGGGAAAAGGATGATGCGATTTCCGACGGCACGATCCTGGCGCGCGATCTGGTCAATGAGCCTGCCAATGTGCTTGGACCCAAAGAATTTGCGGCGCGTGCCAAGGCGCTCGAATCGCTTGGCGCCGAGGTGGAAATCCTCAAACAGCCAGATCTTGAAAAGCTCGGCATGCGGGCATTGCTGGGTGTGGCTCAAGGCTCCGAACGCAAGCCTCGGGTTGCCATCATGAAATGGAATGGCGGCGCGGAAGGCGAAGCGCCGGTGGTCTTTGTGGGTAAGGGCGTCGTGTTTGACACCGGTGGTATTTCCATCAAGCCTGCAGGCGGTATGGAAGACATGAAAGGTGATATGGGCGGCGCTGCTGCCGTAACCGGCCTGATGTGTGCTCTTGCAGGCCGGAAGGCCAAGGTCAATGCCATCGGCATCATCGGTCTGGTTGAGAATATGCCAGATGGCAAGGCCCAGCGTCCGGGTGATATCGTCACCTCAATGTCCGGTCAGACCATTGAAATCATCAATACCGATGCCGAAGGGCGCTTGGTGCTGGCTGATTTGCTGCATTATTCCAAGGAAGAGTTCAAGCCGCGCTTCATGATCGATCTGGCGACGCTGACCGGCGCTGTTCTGGTGGCGCTGGGTACGCAAAACGCTGGCATCTTCTCCGACAGCGACAGTCTATGTGCGCAATTGAGCCAAGCGGGCGAGGCAACCGGGGAAACCGTCTGGCGTCTGCCTTTGTCTAAAGAGTATGACAAGATCATCGACAGCAAGTTTGCCGACATGAAGAATAGCGGCGGGCGCTGGGCCGGTTCGATCACCGCTGCACAATTCCTCAAGCGTTTCGCAGGGGACACCGAATGGCTGCATATTGATGTCGCCGGGACCGCGATGGATTCGCCCAAGACCGATATCAGCCAGACCTGGGCTTCGGGTTTCGGCGTGCGTCTGCTCGACCGTCTGGTCAAAGACAATTATGAAGTGTAA
- a CDS encoding DNA polymerase III subunit chi, with protein sequence MPADIFFYHLQMQPLEGTLPLLLEKCVEKGWFAFVQTGSKERATALDNHLWTWRDDSFLAHGPASMAHGDRQPVLIGSDPIKAENGAAVRFFVDGATPEADLTLLEGLERAIVMFDGNDQEALQAARQSWRALKDAGFPVTYWQQTERGGWQKKA encoded by the coding sequence ATGCCCGCCGACATTTTCTTCTACCATCTGCAAATGCAGCCGCTGGAAGGCACTTTGCCCTTGTTGCTGGAGAAATGCGTCGAGAAGGGGTGGTTCGCCTTTGTCCAAACCGGCTCCAAGGAGCGGGCAACCGCGCTCGACAATCATCTCTGGACATGGCGGGACGACAGCTTTCTGGCCCATGGGCCTGCAAGCATGGCCCATGGTGACCGCCAACCGGTGCTGATCGGCTCAGACCCCATCAAGGCGGAGAATGGTGCCGCTGTGCGATTTTTCGTTGATGGTGCGACGCCCGAGGCTGATCTCACGCTGCTTGAGGGACTGGAGCGCGCCATCGTGATGTTTGACGGCAATGATCAGGAGGCCTTGCAGGCAGCGCGGCAAAGCTGGCGCGCCTTGAAGGATGCTGGCTTTCCGGTGACTTATTGGCAGCAGACCGAACGGGGTGGCTGGCAGAAAAAAGCCTGA
- a CDS encoding VOC family protein: MPQSMSLVAIVVRDYDEAIDFYVNKLGFDLVEDTYQPEQDKRWVTVRPKGGSAFALLLARASNDHQSQYIGDQAGGRVFLFLETDDFWRDYKLYQERGISFVRDPLKADYGTVAVFEDLYGNRWDLVQYDQSPLKQL; encoded by the coding sequence ATGCCTCAATCCATGTCGCTGGTTGCAATCGTTGTGCGCGATTATGACGAAGCCATTGACTTCTATGTCAACAAACTGGGCTTTGATCTGGTTGAAGACACTTATCAGCCAGAACAGGACAAACGCTGGGTGACCGTCCGGCCAAAGGGTGGCAGTGCCTTTGCGCTTTTGCTGGCCCGTGCGTCCAACGACCATCAAAGCCAGTATATTGGGGATCAAGCCGGAGGCCGTGTCTTTCTATTCCTGGAAACAGATGATTTCTGGCGCGATTACAAGCTCTATCAAGAGCGCGGCATATCCTTCGTCCGTGACCCGCTGAAGGCAGACTATGGCACGGTAGCGGTCTTTGAAGACCTATATGGCAATCGGTGGGATCTGGTCCAGTATGACCAGTCCCCACTCAAGCAGCTTTAG
- a CDS encoding ATP-binding cassette domain-containing protein gives MLHINNLTFRIAGRTLFEEATLVIPEGAKVGLVGRNGTGKTTLFKILVGELSPESGTAAIRRGARVGQVAQEAPASDETLLSFVLKADKERTALLAESETATDPSRIAEIQLRLADIHAHSAEARAATILHGLGFDAAAQARPTRDFSGGWRMRVALAAILFAEPDLLLLDEPTNYLDLEGTLWLESYIARYPYTVMIISHDRDLLNKAVDHIAHLDQLKLTSYRGGYDRFERTRREKLELQQKMRTKQLEQRAHMEKFVERFRYKATKAKQAQSRLKALEKMAPIAAVMEDHIHPITFPNPQKTMAPPIIRMERASVGYEPGKPVLRNLSLRIDPDDRLALLGANGNGKSTFAKLISDRLQIDSGDIFRANKLDIAFFAQHQLDELRPNESAYNHVQVLMPDAPEPKVRARVANMGLGIEKMDLPAKSLSGGEKARLLLGLATFHGPHLLILDEPTNHLDIDSREALVHAINDYEGAVLLISHDRHLIEACVDRLWLVHDGTCKPYDGDLEDYRRLLLATRNNPDSTEKTKSSTGESNQAIEKRRSAAEKRKEQAPLRRKIQAAERDMDKIRDRMAKIDDMLADPDLFAKFPEKGAKLSKDRSDLSDLLEKIEEKWLEMSEEIED, from the coding sequence ATGCTTCATATCAATAATCTCACGTTCCGCATCGCTGGTCGCACTCTGTTTGAGGAAGCCACCCTTGTCATACCCGAAGGCGCAAAGGTTGGCCTCGTCGGGCGCAATGGCACGGGCAAGACGACCCTGTTCAAAATCCTCGTTGGCGAACTCAGTCCCGAAAGCGGCACGGCCGCGATCCGCAGGGGGGCTCGCGTCGGTCAGGTTGCACAGGAAGCCCCTGCCAGCGATGAGACCCTGCTCTCATTCGTCCTGAAGGCCGACAAGGAACGCACCGCCCTGCTGGCGGAAAGTGAGACCGCCACCGACCCGAGCCGCATTGCCGAAATCCAGCTACGACTTGCCGACATTCATGCCCATTCGGCAGAGGCCCGCGCGGCCACCATTCTGCATGGTCTGGGGTTTGATGCAGCAGCCCAAGCACGCCCGACCCGGGATTTCTCAGGCGGCTGGCGCATGCGCGTGGCTCTCGCGGCCATCCTGTTCGCCGAACCGGACCTGCTGCTGCTTGATGAGCCGACCAACTATCTCGATCTTGAAGGCACCCTGTGGCTTGAATCCTATATCGCGCGCTATCCCTATACCGTTATGATTATCAGCCATGACCGCGATCTGCTCAACAAGGCAGTGGATCACATCGCCCATCTCGATCAATTAAAGCTGACATCCTATCGCGGCGGCTATGACCGGTTCGAACGGACCCGCCGGGAAAAGCTCGAGTTGCAGCAGAAGATGCGCACCAAGCAGCTGGAACAGCGCGCCCATATGGAAAAGTTCGTCGAGCGTTTCCGCTACAAGGCAACCAAGGCCAAACAGGCCCAGAGCCGTTTGAAAGCCTTGGAGAAAATGGCCCCGATTGCCGCCGTGATGGAAGATCACATCCACCCCATCACCTTCCCCAATCCGCAAAAGACCATGGCCCCGCCGATCATCCGGATGGAAAGGGCCTCGGTCGGCTACGAGCCCGGCAAACCGGTGCTGCGCAATCTCAGCCTGCGCATTGACCCTGATGATCGCCTTGCGCTTTTGGGCGCCAACGGCAACGGCAAGTCGACCTTTGCCAAGCTGATTTCCGACCGTTTGCAAATTGACAGCGGTGATATTTTCCGAGCCAACAAGCTCGATATCGCCTTCTTTGCCCAGCATCAGCTCGACGAGTTGCGCCCCAATGAAAGCGCTTACAATCATGTGCAGGTGCTGATGCCTGACGCGCCAGAACCAAAGGTTCGGGCGCGGGTGGCCAATATGGGCCTTGGCATTGAGAAAATGGACCTACCCGCCAAGAGCCTGTCGGGAGGCGAGAAGGCGCGTTTGTTGCTGGGGCTGGCCACCTTCCATGGGCCTCATCTCCTCATTCTCGACGAGCCGACCAACCATCTCGACATCGACAGCCGCGAAGCGTTGGTCCATGCAATCAATGATTATGAAGGGGCAGTCCTGCTCATCTCCCACGACCGGCACCTGATCGAAGCCTGCGTGGACCGCCTGTGGCTTGTCCATGACGGCACCTGCAAGCCCTATGATGGGGATCTGGAGGATTATCGCCGCTTGCTACTCGCCACCCGCAACAATCCCGACAGCACGGAAAAGACCAAAAGCAGCACCGGTGAGAGCAATCAGGCGATCGAGAAACGCCGCTCTGCAGCAGAGAAACGCAAGGAACAGGCCCCTCTGCGCCGCAAGATTCAAGCCGCCGAACGCGACATGGACAAGATCCGCGACCGCATGGCAAAGATCGATGACATGCTCGCCGACCCGGATCTGTTCGCCAAATTCCCCGAAAAAGGCGCCAAACTGTCCAAGGATCGCTCCGACTTGTCAGATCTGCTCGAAAAGATCGAGGAAAAATGGTTGGAGATGAGCGAAGAGATCGAGGATTAG
- a CDS encoding glutathione S-transferase family protein: protein MTIKLYDLCGADRSFRFSPACWRTRMALAHKRLDCETVPTLFTEIASIEGGGQTTLPVLVDEDSVIRETFEIAIYLEKAYPDAPSLFRGEGGIRTAQFMHWWTNATVDAQIVRFTLLDIYNGLDEADKDYFRQSREKRFGKQLHEVVDRSEETVKRFRDSLLPLRLTIRKQDFIGGDSPIYADYCVFGSLQWGRMVSDFAFLEADDPVAEWFERCLDLFDGLGRKSKRT, encoded by the coding sequence ATGACCATCAAACTTTATGATCTGTGTGGCGCTGACCGGAGCTTTCGATTTTCGCCCGCCTGCTGGCGGACGCGGATGGCACTGGCGCACAAACGGCTCGATTGCGAGACGGTGCCAACCCTGTTCACCGAAATCGCAAGTATCGAAGGCGGTGGGCAGACGACGCTGCCCGTTTTGGTGGATGAAGACAGCGTGATCCGGGAAACGTTCGAGATCGCCATCTATCTGGAAAAGGCCTATCCCGACGCGCCAAGTCTGTTTCGCGGCGAAGGAGGTATTCGCACGGCGCAATTCATGCACTGGTGGACCAACGCGACAGTGGATGCCCAGATTGTCCGGTTCACCCTGCTCGATATCTATAACGGTCTGGACGAGGCGGATAAGGACTATTTTCGCCAGAGCCGGGAGAAACGCTTTGGCAAGCAGCTGCATGAAGTGGTGGATCGCAGCGAGGAGACAGTCAAGCGCTTTCGTGACAGCCTGTTGCCTTTGCGTTTGACCATTCGCAAGCAGGATTTTATCGGCGGAGACAGTCCGATCTATGCCGATTATTGCGTGTTTGGCTCGCTCCAGTGGGGGCGGATGGTATCTGATTTTGCTTTTCTTGAGGCCGATGATCCGGTGGCTGAATGGTTCGAGCGTTGCCTTGATCTGTTTGATGGATTGGGGCGGAAATCCAAACGCACCTAG